The Methanobrevibacter sp. genome contains a region encoding:
- the cofH gene encoding 5-amino-6-(D-ribitylamino)uracil--L-tyrosine 4-hydroxyphenyl transferase CofH codes for MFDKLPISSKTEKILTKSLDEEINVEEANYLMNIKGQELYPLLATADFLRHQIVGDNVTFINNCNINFTNICTVRCGFCAFGRDVGDSDAYILNDEQILQKARGAVANGAREFTLMGGVLPDADIDYYEHLLTLLKDEYHDVSIHGFSPTMIKDACSLSGIDIAEGFEILKKAGLDTLPGTAAEILTDRSREIICPEKVSVAEWIDIVKTAQEVGIPGSATIMYGHVENLEERVEHIDIIRQIQQDTNGFTEFIPMTFMHEYSPIFLEGQSNLGATGTQDLKLYAVSRLMLKDLIPNIQVSWVKMGFRFAQVVLTAGANDLGGTLGGDELSEASGAPDGVEASIDTLSRMVRDLDRNPIERNSKYTEFYPIEDAMEMNSK; via the coding sequence ATGTTTGACAAACTTCCGATTTCTTCCAAAACAGAAAAAATTTTAACAAAATCTTTGGATGAAGAAATTAATGTTGAAGAAGCAAATTATTTGATGAATATTAAGGGGCAGGAATTATATCCCTTGCTGGCAACTGCTGATTTTTTAAGACACCAAATTGTTGGAGACAATGTAACATTCATTAACAACTGCAATATTAATTTCACAAACATATGCACTGTTAGATGTGGATTCTGTGCATTCGGAAGGGATGTTGGAGACTCTGATGCTTATATTTTAAATGATGAGCAAATACTTCAAAAGGCAAGGGGGGCCGTGGCGAATGGCGCTCGTGAATTTACATTGATGGGTGGAGTACTTCCCGATGCGGACATTGATTATTATGAACATTTGCTTACATTATTGAAAGATGAATATCATGACGTTTCAATTCATGGATTTTCACCAACAATGATAAAGGATGCTTGCTCATTATCTGGAATAGACATTGCTGAAGGTTTTGAAATACTAAAAAAAGCAGGGCTTGATACATTGCCAGGAACTGCTGCAGAAATATTGACCGACAGGTCAAGAGAAATAATCTGTCCTGAAAAAGTTAGTGTAGCTGAATGGATAGATATTGTAAAAACAGCTCAGGAAGTTGGAATTCCAGGTTCTGCAACAATAATGTACGGCCATGTGGAAAATCTAGAAGAAAGGGTAGAGCATATTGACATTATCAGACAGATTCAACAGGATACTAACGGTTTTACAGAATTTATTCCAATGACTTTTATGCATGAATACTCTCCAATATTTTTGGAAGGCCAGTCAAACCTTGGAGCTACAGGAACTCAAGACTTGAAACTGTATGCTGTTTCAAGATTGATGCTTAAAGATTTAATCCCGAATATTCAAGTTTCATGGGTAAAAATGGGATTCAGATTTGCACAGGTTGTATTGACTGCTGGTGCAAATGATCTGGGAGGAACATTAGGTGGGGATGAATTGTCCGAAGCTTCCGGAGCGCCTGATGGAGTTGAAGCATCAATTGATACATTGAGTAGGATGGTTAGAGATTTGGATAGAAATCCGATAGAAAGAAATTCCAAATACACGGAATTTTATCCGATTGAAGATGCAATGGAGATGAATTCAAAATAA